The sequence below is a genomic window from Uranotaenia lowii strain MFRU-FL chromosome 2, ASM2978415v1, whole genome shotgun sequence.
ACCTCCGATTCCGATGACGAAGTGATTGATTGGTCCCGGGAGGCAGCCGGAGTTATACAGGACATCCGGCGACATGTGAAAGAAGCGGTAATTTCGGAAAAACTCCCGGTGACTAACTCCGAGGCATTCATCAATTTTCGAACTCTCGAGGACACAGAGCTGTGCGTAAAATTGGACGGAGAAGGATTACAGATCGTGGGCGACCGATTCGATAGCTGCGATCTGGAGAGTCCGGTTAATATGCGTTACGAAACGCCTTATTCGCTGCTGTCTTCGGTAAGTTCCTCATATGTAGAATCCTTCGGCAATAGTCTTGCTGAAGCATTGAGCAAAAAACTTCAAGATCAGATACTGGAAAAAGGTGAAAGACTTGAGGATCTTGAATTTGAGAGTCCTGACtaaatttcttagaaaaaaaacggaggttctttcaaaagtaaaattgtGCAGATTTCATTAGATGACATCCCAATTCattcgcgatttcgaagctaatttttgacagctcgtgtgtgtgcaagaaaatgtaaacaaacgggtggaaatactagcttctaataaatcattattttctttgatttggttaggattttcagaaaatgacgGATACATATTTGGagtagaaggttcagagattattgtgagctataggagaaaatgtgtatgtaccgtgaagcatcgcaaatcgacataaaaaaaggtcaattttttactactccaaaaacttttctgagtatttcacatatttttgaatgaaaactcgagccaaatgcacattttcaattgcagtttgttaaaagagtagtcaattaacgttcctttaaaatttgggaaagacccaacaattggtaaggtagaattt
It includes:
- the LOC129748877 gene encoding GSK3-beta interaction protein — translated: MDSSNGKFTSDSDDEVIDWSREAAGVIQDIRRHVKEAVISEKLPVTNSEAFINFRTLEDTELCVKLDGEGLQIVGDRFDSCDLESPVNMRYETPYSLLSSVSSSYVESFGNSLAEALSKKLQDQILEKGERLEDLEFESPD